One Olsenella sp. oral taxon 807 DNA segment encodes these proteins:
- the fic gene encoding protein adenylyltransferase Fic, with protein MIPQNKLGIASSIELAHEEERISKLAALSLYRDGALDKLEPGTFTTLQKIHVTLFGDIYDFAGRVRDVNLSKGSFRFASALYLQSALKSIEGMRQGDFEEIVEKYVEMNVAHPFREGNGRAGRIWLDHIFRCELGRTVDWSQIGHEDYLLAMERSPVRDLELKELLRGSLSNQLDNFTLLARGVDASYSYEGYATYRAEDLAQGSIRNERHED; from the coding sequence ATGATACCTCAAAACAAGCTTGGCATCGCCAGCAGCATTGAGCTTGCCCATGAGGAGGAGCGCATCTCCAAGCTGGCTGCCCTCTCCCTCTATAGGGACGGCGCGCTCGACAAGCTGGAGCCAGGCACGTTTACCACGCTCCAAAAGATCCATGTCACACTCTTTGGTGACATCTACGACTTCGCTGGCAGGGTGCGTGACGTCAACCTGTCCAAGGGCAGTTTCCGGTTTGCATCGGCGTTGTACCTGCAATCAGCCCTCAAGAGCATAGAGGGCATGCGGCAGGGTGACTTCGAGGAGATTGTCGAGAAGTACGTGGAGATGAACGTTGCCCATCCGTTTCGCGAGGGCAACGGCCGGGCGGGGCGCATCTGGCTTGATCACATATTCCGTTGCGAACTGGGCCGCACGGTTGATTGGAGCCAGATAGGGCACGAGGATTACCTCCTTGCCATGGAGCGCAGCCCCGTACGTGACCTGGAGCTCAAGGAGTTGCTTCGCGGTTCTCTCTCCAATCAGCTGGACAACTTCACGTTGTTGGCGCGTGGGGTCGATGCGTCCTACTCCTATGAGGGCTATGCGACCTATCGTGCCGAGGACCTCGCGCAGGGGAGCATCAGGAACGAGAGACATGAGGATTGA
- a CDS encoding NADAR family protein translates to MDDAKKAVAMWSMGFGDRNEALSGSAVKPARPRQRALRSDWKTRRMSRAHAKIDLDIPLTTEEFELLALGHIPQTMEDHWFSYFDGESLNLHRSWTGVCVYRVHVARRAEGYVLTSVTVNRDASQYSQTSDERDLIMVSILIEEALGRDVSGLWEEYFSVGPDEGASRPAASSEDGPTLIGFWREKDALGFCSNWHPSGLVFCGREFCTTEHWMMWQKARVMGDTGSADAILETPTPRRAKELGARVKPYDDALWRDVREQLVYVGVREKFMQNPKLAERLLTTGVAVLAEASPYDRSWGVGLAEHDKRFRDISRWRGSNLLGRVCMRVRSDLGLAAHAGVDVEKLSGCGNDMVFSLCDGRVGSMSLLELSRIPAARAAVLCYVRIAQHQASDTYPTLDDFLLRFGRETVAKIDERCRSGRDGDVGTGGGIGVVGWCELLSQLAFMSAVGLLWG, encoded by the coding sequence ATGGACGACGCGAAGAAGGCGGTCGCGATGTGGTCGATGGGCTTTGGCGACAGGAACGAGGCCCTGTCTGGGAGCGCGGTAAAGCCCGCCCGCCCACGGCAGAGAGCGTTGAGGTCCGACTGGAAGACTCGTCGGATGTCCAGGGCGCATGCTAAGATCGATCTGGACATCCCTCTCACGACTGAGGAGTTCGAGCTGCTGGCACTCGGCCACATCCCACAGACCATGGAGGACCACTGGTTCTCGTACTTCGACGGAGAGTCGCTGAACCTCCACCGCAGCTGGACCGGGGTCTGCGTCTATCGTGTACATGTGGCGCGAAGGGCCGAGGGCTATGTGCTGACCAGCGTGACCGTCAACCGTGACGCGAGCCAGTACTCGCAGACAAGCGACGAGCGCGACCTCATCATGGTCTCGATACTGATCGAAGAGGCACTTGGGAGGGACGTTTCGGGCCTCTGGGAGGAGTACTTCTCCGTCGGCCCAGACGAAGGCGCGTCTCGTCCGGCGGCCTCCAGCGAAGACGGGCCGACGCTGATCGGCTTCTGGAGAGAGAAGGACGCCCTGGGGTTCTGCAGCAACTGGCACCCGAGCGGCCTTGTGTTCTGCGGGCGAGAGTTTTGCACGACCGAGCACTGGATGATGTGGCAGAAGGCTCGCGTAATGGGGGACACAGGCTCAGCGGACGCCATACTCGAGACGCCCACCCCGCGCAGGGCGAAGGAGCTTGGTGCCCGAGTCAAGCCCTACGATGATGCCCTGTGGCGCGATGTGCGCGAACAGCTCGTCTACGTAGGGGTGCGCGAGAAGTTCATGCAGAACCCAAAGCTCGCCGAACGTCTGCTCACGACGGGCGTCGCAGTCCTTGCGGAGGCGTCTCCGTACGATCGCAGCTGGGGCGTCGGCCTGGCAGAACACGACAAGCGCTTTCGAGACATCTCGCGCTGGCGCGGCTCCAACCTGCTCGGGAGGGTGTGCATGCGCGTGCGGTCGGACCTCGGGCTCGCCGCGCACGCCGGCGTGGATGTCGAGAAGCTCTCCGGATGCGGGAACGACATGGTCTTCTCGCTTTGCGATGGCAGGGTCGGGAGTATGTCGCTCTTGGAGCTCTCCCGCATTCCCGCAGCTCGTGCGGCCGTGCTCTGCTACGTTCGCATCGCGCAGCACCAGGCAAGCGACACGTACCCTACGCTGGACGATTTCCTCCTGCGGTTTGGGCGTGAAACCGTGGCGAAAATCGACGAGAGGTGTCGCTCTGGCAGGGACGGAGACGTCGGCACGGGCGGAGGGATCGGGGTTGTCGGATGGTGCGAGTTGCTCTCTCAGCTCGCGTTCATGAGCGCCGTCGGGCTGCTGTGGGGCTGA
- a CDS encoding Fic family protein, whose translation MLQFEYGKVLQRLMMPGVVSAIGDVREHRGRQELYKSLQPAVLDRLCEVAKIQGTGASNRIENISTSEVRLRELMERKVKPANRDEREIAGYRYVLDTIHESHDSIPITPGVILQLHRDLYRFQDVSFAGRWKDSDNTIAERTEDGSMVARFVPTSAAATPSAVERICDEYARWSKGATYDPLLVSLIFVFDFVSIHPFADGNGRMSRLLMLLLSYRSGYDVGKYVSIEAEIERTKTTYYEALAASSPRWAQGESDYAPFVTYLLGVMTACYRDLDERVSLLSSSAKGEDVLRAYFAGLTGTVTKRQIMDDNPTLSRRTVERVLQRLQAEGAVKKVGAARATAYQRIDQGEVS comes from the coding sequence GTGTTGCAGTTCGAATACGGGAAGGTTCTCCAGAGGCTCATGATGCCAGGGGTCGTGTCCGCAATTGGTGATGTGAGAGAGCATCGGGGCAGGCAGGAGCTCTATAAGTCGCTGCAGCCCGCCGTGCTCGACAGGCTCTGCGAGGTTGCGAAGATCCAGGGTACGGGCGCATCCAATCGCATCGAGAACATATCGACCTCCGAGGTCCGCCTGCGCGAGTTGATGGAGCGAAAGGTCAAGCCTGCGAACCGCGATGAGCGCGAGATTGCCGGATACCGTTACGTGCTGGACACGATTCACGAGAGCCATGATAGCATTCCCATCACGCCGGGCGTCATCCTACAGCTCCACCGCGACCTCTACCGCTTCCAAGATGTCTCGTTTGCGGGACGTTGGAAGGACTCGGACAACACTATCGCCGAGCGCACGGAGGATGGCAGCATGGTGGCGAGGTTCGTCCCAACGAGCGCGGCGGCGACGCCTTCTGCCGTCGAGCGCATCTGTGATGAGTATGCACGCTGGAGCAAGGGCGCCACCTATGACCCGCTGCTCGTGTCGCTCATCTTCGTCTTCGACTTCGTGAGCATCCATCCCTTCGCCGACGGCAACGGACGCATGAGCCGCCTGCTCATGCTGCTCCTGTCCTACCGCAGCGGGTACGATGTGGGCAAGTACGTCTCCATTGAGGCCGAAATCGAACGTACGAAGACGACCTACTACGAGGCCCTCGCCGCGAGCTCGCCCAGATGGGCTCAGGGAGAAAGCGACTACGCGCCATTCGTCACCTACCTGCTGGGAGTTATGACCGCATGCTACCGCGACCTCGACGAGCGCGTTTCCCTGCTGTCTTCCAGCGCCAAGGGCGAGGATGTCCTGCGCGCGTACTTCGCCGGCCTTACGGGGACAGTGACCAAACGCCAGATCATGGACGACAATCCAACACTCAGCCGCCGCACGGTCGAGCGGGTTCTGCAAAGGCTGCAGGCTGAGGGTGCCGTAAAGAAGGTCGGCGCGGCGCGGGCGACGGCATATCAGCGCATCGATCAAGGCGAGGTATCGTGA